The following are from one region of the Sulfurimicrobium lacus genome:
- a CDS encoding gluconate 2-dehydrogenase subunit 3 family protein, protein MPASQARRRLLKIIGVFFIRYAFDAGPALASATTGLERSTFAAFLDMLLPRDEFSGSATDLHVDEKLWEVSRSDPRFRRLIGLGCQWLNMTGGPPFAALSGEQQYALVDWMAHSDFDQVPRRFYELVREAAIEMYYSQPEAWHGLSIQNPPQPLGYKPPWP, encoded by the coding sequence GTGCCAGCCAGCCAAGCACGCCGACGATTACTCAAGATCATCGGCGTGTTTTTTATTCGCTATGCGTTCGACGCTGGTCCTGCCCTGGCATCCGCAACGACAGGACTTGAGCGAAGCACTTTCGCGGCTTTTCTGGATATGCTGCTGCCTCGCGACGAATTCAGCGGCTCCGCAACAGACCTTCACGTGGACGAAAAACTCTGGGAAGTTTCCAGATCCGACCCGCGCTTCAGGCGCCTGATCGGACTCGGCTGCCAGTGGCTGAACATGACGGGCGGCCCGCCGTTCGCGGCTCTTTCAGGCGAACAGCAATACGCCCTGGTTGACTGGATGGCCCATTCCGACTTCGATCAGGTACCGAGGCGATTCTACGAACTGGTGCGCGAGGCAGCCATCGAGATGTACTACAGCCAACCGGAGGCCTGGCATGGGCTATCCATCCAGAATCCGCCGCAACCCCTGGGTTACAAACCGCCATGGCCGTAA